Proteins encoded within one genomic window of Kibdelosporangium phytohabitans:
- a CDS encoding MFS transporter yields MTETAVAPPRALPAQLSHRQILVILSGLMLGMFLAALDQTIVGTSIRTIADDLDGLSLQAWATTAYLITSTITTPIYGKLSDIYGRKPFYLLAISLFVVGSLACTFSQSMYQLAAFRALQGLGAGGLMSLAFTIIADIVSPRERAKYQGYFMAVFGTSSVLGPVLGGFLAGQQDIVGIDGWRWVFLVNVPIGIVALFVVARVLNVPHERHDHKIDWLGALTLVVGVVPLLIIAEQGREWGWASERAILCYVVGAIGLVAFVLVEAKMKDAALIPLRLFRNSTFSSVILAGVILGVGMFGGITMVPQYLQIVKGETPTSAGLLMLPLMVGIMIASFTSGRITSKTGRYKIFPIIGSALLVVGMGLFYTIEVDSPLWQPMLYMGVFGLGLGLSMQTLTIAAQNAAPPRDMGVATASATFFRQMGGTLGVAVFLSLLFSTVGDKIREAFERIAPTSAFQQALNDPAVLANPQNAQVIKGLQGGGVGNVLQDSSFLQQIDPRLARPFLEGFTDSIQMVFLAGMFVMVLAFIVSLFIKEIPLRSGNAIQSAMVEGGEALLPSEPEPEPEPEQQPRGKHVRTEAETVPLSLNGHQPLMGAVQNGDGSAVGGAILTLIDHTGQQVARGNTDAFGRYQLQAPGSGAYVLIASAPGHQPSASSLRLDSQPLVLDLTLIGAGEVVGVVRTARVGNPVQAATVTLTDREGHVIGSHRSASDGTYRFTSVGAGAYTLVVNADGYSPAAVPLAVPEVGEVRQDVQLTSGAALCGVARNHRGVPVAEARITIIDKDGSVVSVSTTGDDGRYRITELGAGEYTVIASGYAPTVDHLRLGDGEHMNHDVTLGFEEWK; encoded by the coding sequence ATGACCGAAACCGCCGTCGCGCCGCCGAGGGCGCTGCCGGCACAGCTCTCGCACCGCCAGATCCTGGTGATCCTCAGCGGCCTGATGCTCGGCATGTTCCTGGCCGCGCTCGACCAGACCATCGTCGGCACGTCGATCAGGACGATCGCCGACGACCTGGACGGGCTGAGCCTGCAGGCGTGGGCGACCACCGCGTACCTGATCACGTCGACGATCACCACGCCGATCTACGGCAAGCTGTCCGACATCTACGGGCGAAAGCCGTTCTACCTGCTGGCGATCTCGTTGTTCGTCGTCGGTTCACTGGCCTGCACGTTCTCCCAGTCGATGTACCAGCTCGCGGCCTTCCGCGCGCTGCAGGGACTCGGCGCCGGCGGCCTGATGTCGCTGGCGTTCACGATCATCGCCGACATCGTCTCCCCGCGTGAGCGCGCCAAGTACCAGGGCTACTTCATGGCCGTGTTCGGCACGTCCAGCGTGCTGGGCCCGGTCCTCGGCGGCTTCCTCGCCGGGCAGCAGGACATCGTGGGCATCGACGGCTGGCGCTGGGTGTTCCTGGTGAACGTGCCGATCGGCATCGTCGCGCTGTTCGTGGTGGCGCGGGTGCTGAACGTGCCGCACGAGCGGCACGACCACAAGATCGACTGGCTCGGTGCGCTGACGCTGGTCGTCGGCGTGGTGCCGCTGCTGATCATCGCCGAGCAGGGCCGCGAGTGGGGCTGGGCCTCCGAGCGCGCGATCCTCTGCTACGTCGTCGGCGCGATCGGCCTGGTCGCGTTCGTCCTGGTCGAGGCGAAGATGAAGGACGCGGCGCTGATCCCGTTGCGGCTGTTCCGCAACTCGACGTTCTCTTCTGTGATCCTCGCCGGGGTGATCCTCGGTGTCGGCATGTTCGGCGGGATCACGATGGTGCCGCAGTACCTGCAGATCGTGAAGGGCGAGACGCCCACCTCGGCGGGTCTGCTGATGTTGCCGCTGATGGTCGGCATCATGATCGCGTCGTTCACGTCCGGCCGGATCACCTCGAAGACCGGGCGCTACAAGATCTTCCCGATCATCGGCAGCGCGCTGCTCGTCGTGGGGATGGGCCTGTTCTACACGATCGAAGTGGACAGTCCGCTGTGGCAGCCGATGCTCTACATGGGAGTGTTCGGCCTCGGTCTCGGCTTGTCGATGCAGACGCTGACCATCGCCGCGCAGAACGCCGCACCACCGCGCGACATGGGTGTGGCCACCGCGTCGGCCACGTTCTTCCGGCAGATGGGTGGCACGCTCGGTGTCGCTGTGTTCCTGTCGCTGCTGTTCAGCACGGTCGGCGACAAGATCAGGGAGGCGTTCGAGCGGATCGCGCCGACGAGTGCGTTCCAGCAGGCGCTCAACGACCCGGCGGTCCTCGCCAACCCGCAGAACGCCCAGGTGATCAAGGGACTGCAAGGTGGCGGTGTCGGCAACGTTTTGCAGGACTCGTCGTTCCTGCAGCAGATCGACCCACGGCTGGCGCGGCCGTTCCTCGAGGGCTTCACCGACTCCATCCAGATGGTGTTCCTGGCCGGGATGTTCGTGATGGTGCTGGCGTTCATCGTTTCCTTGTTCATCAAGGAGATCCCGCTGCGCTCCGGCAACGCCATCCAGTCGGCGATGGTGGAGGGCGGCGAGGCCCTGCTCCCGTCGGAGCCGGAGCCCGAGCCCGAGCCCGAACAGCAGCCACGCGGCAAGCACGTGAGGACCGAGGCGGAGACGGTCCCGTTGTCGCTCAACGGGCACCAGCCGTTGATGGGCGCGGTCCAGAACGGCGACGGCTCGGCGGTCGGCGGCGCGATCCTCACCCTGATCGACCACACAGGACAGCAGGTGGCCCGCGGCAACACGGACGCGTTCGGCCGCTACCAGTTGCAGGCGCCGGGATCCGGCGCGTACGTGCTGATCGCGTCCGCGCCGGGACACCAGCCGTCCGCGTCCTCGCTGAGGCTCGACTCGCAGCCGTTGGTGCTCGACCTGACGCTGATCGGCGCGGGCGAGGTCGTCGGCGTCGTCCGCACGGCGCGGGTGGGCAATCCGGTCCAAGCCGCGACCGTGACGCTGACCGACCGCGAAGGGCACGTGATCGGGTCACACCGCAGCGCGTCCGACGGCACGTACCGGTTCACGAGTGTCGGCGCCGGCGCGTACACGCTGGTTGTGAACGCTGACGGCTACAGCCCGGCCGCTGTGCCGCTGGCCGTGCCCGAGGTCGGTGAGGTTCGGCAGGACGTGCAGCTGACCAGCGGTGCCGCGCTGTGCGGCGTCGCTCGCAACCACCGTGGCGTGCCTGTCGCGGAAGCGCGGATCACGATCATCGACAAGGACGGCTCAGTGGTGAGCGTGTCCACGACCGGCGACGACGGCCGCTACCGCATCACGGAACTGGGCGCCGGCGAGTACACGGTCATCGCCAGCGGGTACGCGCCGACGGTCGATCACCTCCGCCTCGGCGATGGTGAACACATGAACCACGACGTGACCCTAGGGTTCGAGGAGTGGAAGTAA
- a CDS encoding Lrp/AsnC family transcriptional regulator: MEVTPIDSLDARLLLLLTDEPRLGVLECSRRLGVARGTVQARLDRLIRTGVLTGFPPALNLEAMGYGLTAFAVVEIAQGYRGPVTEGLASIDEVCEVHATTGQGDLLVRMVAQSNEDLQRVIDEVVNVAGVQRMSTSIALSTPIPLRSRPLLERVAKTTDFTD, translated from the coding sequence GTGGAAGTAACACCGATCGACTCGCTGGACGCCCGGCTGCTGCTGTTGCTCACCGACGAGCCGCGGCTGGGCGTCCTGGAGTGTTCCCGGCGCCTCGGCGTCGCCCGTGGCACCGTCCAGGCCCGGTTGGACCGGCTGATCAGGACCGGGGTGCTGACCGGCTTCCCGCCCGCGCTGAACCTGGAAGCGATGGGTTACGGCCTGACGGCGTTCGCGGTCGTGGAGATCGCGCAGGGATACCGCGGTCCGGTGACCGAGGGACTGGCGTCGATCGACGAGGTGTGCGAAGTACACGCGACGACAGGACAGGGCGACCTCCTTGTCAGGATGGTCGCCCAGTCCAACGAAGACCTGCAACGAGTGATCGACGAGGTCGTCAACGTCGCGGGCGTGCAGCGGATGTCCACCTCCATCGCGCTGTCGACGCCCATTCCACTGCGCTCACGCCCACTGCTGGAGCGAGTGGCGAAAACCACCGATTTCACCGACTAG
- a CDS encoding cystathionine beta-synthase, which produces MEYVEHVVDLIGNTPLVRLNSVADGVAPLVLAKVEYVNPGGSVKDRIAERMIDAAEKSGELRPGGTIVEPTSGNTGVGLAMVAQRRGYNCVFVCPDKVSEDKRNVLKAYGARVVVCPTAVPPEHPDSYYNTSDRLVQEIEGAWKPNQYANPQNPVSHYETTGPELWRQTEGRITHFVAGVGTGGTISGTGRYLKEISDGRVKIIGADPEGSVYSGGSGRPYLVEGVGEDFWPDTYDRDIADEIIEISDADSFTMTRRLAREEALLVGGSCGMAAAAAIKLAERCGPDDVIVVLLPDGGRGYLSKVFNDRWMASYGFLPPEHSGATVGDVLRRKDGRIPEMVHAHPTETVADAVAYLREFSVSQMPVVSAEPPVMAAEVVGAVNERDLLDALFAGKAALADRLDKHMTAPLPTIGAGEQINVAMKALAGADGALVLIDGKPAGVVTRQDLLGYLAGS; this is translated from the coding sequence GTGGAGTACGTCGAACACGTCGTCGACCTGATCGGTAACACGCCGCTGGTCCGGCTGAACTCGGTCGCCGACGGCGTCGCGCCGCTGGTGCTGGCCAAGGTCGAGTACGTCAACCCCGGCGGCAGCGTGAAGGACCGCATCGCCGAGCGGATGATCGACGCGGCCGAGAAGTCCGGCGAGCTCAGGCCGGGCGGCACGATCGTCGAGCCGACCTCGGGCAACACCGGCGTCGGGCTGGCCATGGTTGCCCAGCGCAGGGGCTACAACTGCGTCTTCGTCTGCCCGGACAAGGTCAGCGAGGACAAGCGCAACGTGCTCAAGGCGTACGGCGCTCGTGTCGTGGTGTGCCCGACGGCGGTCCCGCCCGAGCACCCGGACTCGTACTACAACACCTCCGACCGCCTGGTCCAGGAGATCGAGGGCGCCTGGAAGCCCAACCAGTACGCCAACCCGCAGAACCCGGTGAGCCACTACGAGACGACCGGGCCGGAGCTGTGGCGGCAGACCGAGGGCCGGATCACGCACTTCGTCGCGGGTGTCGGCACCGGCGGCACGATCTCCGGCACCGGCCGGTACCTCAAGGAGATCTCCGACGGCCGGGTCAAGATCATCGGCGCCGACCCGGAGGGCTCGGTGTACTCCGGTGGCAGCGGCCGCCCGTACCTGGTCGAAGGCGTCGGCGAGGACTTCTGGCCGGACACGTACGACCGCGACATCGCCGACGAGATCATCGAGATCTCCGACGCCGACTCGTTCACCATGACCCGCAGGCTGGCCCGTGAGGAGGCGCTGCTGGTCGGCGGCTCGTGCGGGATGGCCGCGGCAGCGGCGATCAAGCTGGCCGAGCGGTGCGGCCCGGACGACGTGATCGTCGTGCTGCTGCCCGACGGCGGCCGCGGTTACCTGTCCAAGGTCTTCAACGACAGGTGGATGGCCTCGTACGGTTTCCTCCCGCCCGAGCACAGCGGTGCGACGGTCGGTGACGTGCTGCGTCGCAAGGACGGCCGGATCCCGGAGATGGTGCACGCGCACCCGACCGAGACGGTCGCGGACGCGGTCGCCTACCTGCGTGAGTTCTCCGTCAGCCAGATGCCGGTGGTCAGCGCCGAGCCGCCGGTGATGGCCGCCGAGGTGGTCGGTGCGGTCAACGAGCGCGATCTGCTTGACGCTCTGTTCGCGGGCAAGGCCGCACTGGCCGACCGGCTGGACAAGCACATGACCGCCCCGCTGCCGACCATCGGCGCGGGCGAGCAGATCAACGTGGCGATGAAGGCACTAGCCGGTGCCGACGGCGCGTTGGTGCTGATCGACGGCAAGCCCGCGGGCGTCGTGACCCGCCAGGATCTGCTGGGGTACCTCGCCGGGAGCTGA
- a CDS encoding RNA polymerase sigma factor: MSAETYDIGIPRRLSRAELTLLCQQHRAWLLAYCQKRVGSSHDAEDTVQAVFEKLQRRPPRHPIVNPRVFLATVALNLIKDAARSEARSPRSASYAMELLDQLAADDEVGKTSSLDAKRFIEMAKPMLTARQLDVLACYLAVEGGVLSEGEAALELKIKPSALRGTFQRLPEDVGEAIVAATLSVDDQMRCPGVTKAVREAGAHGKLGTRINRHVKSCPACRERQAETLDGVHKAVFVVPIGVLGSFLTLKKAAAAAVVAVAAVTGALIVSHGGKNAEQGVAMPVTSMRMASPAAQPDTASLTPDSTSQAAVPPPVLPTTSVAPQPVRPVVPPSPVAQTRKAEPPAITAGPDAIMFRRIGTTGRCPAATSVKVGVTAPDGVASVRMTVRIGNTTMTVSMIGMAGHWYGKIGPFPHRYAGHNADVTVEAVGRGGQTATRGLGQVMITYC, from the coding sequence GTGAGCGCTGAGACCTACGACATCGGGATCCCTCGTCGGCTGAGCCGCGCGGAGCTGACGCTGCTGTGCCAGCAGCACCGCGCCTGGCTGTTGGCGTACTGCCAAAAGCGGGTCGGTAGCAGCCACGACGCCGAGGACACGGTGCAGGCGGTCTTCGAGAAGCTGCAACGGCGCCCGCCGCGGCACCCGATCGTGAACCCCCGGGTCTTCCTGGCCACGGTGGCGCTCAACCTGATCAAGGACGCGGCCCGCAGCGAGGCGCGGTCGCCGCGGTCCGCGTCCTACGCGATGGAACTGCTCGACCAATTGGCCGCCGACGACGAGGTCGGCAAGACCAGTTCACTCGACGCCAAGCGGTTCATCGAGATGGCCAAGCCGATGCTCACCGCCCGCCAGCTCGACGTGCTCGCCTGCTACCTCGCGGTCGAAGGCGGTGTGCTGTCCGAGGGCGAAGCGGCGCTGGAGCTCAAGATCAAGCCGTCGGCGCTGCGCGGGACGTTCCAGCGCCTGCCGGAGGACGTCGGCGAGGCGATCGTGGCCGCGACGCTCTCGGTGGACGACCAGATGCGGTGCCCTGGCGTGACCAAGGCCGTCCGCGAGGCCGGTGCGCACGGCAAGCTCGGCACCCGGATCAACCGGCACGTCAAATCGTGCCCGGCGTGCCGGGAAAGGCAGGCCGAGACGCTGGACGGTGTGCACAAGGCCGTGTTCGTCGTGCCGATCGGCGTGCTCGGCTCGTTCCTCACGCTGAAGAAAGCCGCTGCGGCGGCCGTTGTCGCCGTCGCGGCCGTCACCGGTGCGCTGATCGTCAGCCACGGTGGCAAGAACGCCGAGCAAGGCGTGGCGATGCCTGTCACCTCGATGCGGATGGCCTCACCGGCCGCGCAGCCGGACACCGCGAGCCTGACGCCGGACAGCACATCCCAAGCGGCCGTGCCGCCGCCCGTGCTGCCGACTACTTCCGTTGCGCCCCAACCGGTACGGCCAGTGGTGCCGCCTTCACCGGTCGCCCAGACGCGCAAGGCCGAACCGCCTGCGATCACCGCGGGCCCGGACGCGATCATGTTCCGCCGGATCGGCACGACGGGCCGGTGCCCGGCTGCGACCAGCGTGAAAGTCGGCGTCACCGCGCCGGACGGGGTCGCGTCGGTGCGGATGACGGTCCGCATCGGCAACACCACGATGACGGTCTCGATGATCGGCATGGCGGGCCACTGGTACGGCAAGATCGGGCCGTTCCCGCACCGCTACGCCGGGCACAACGCGGATGTGACGGTCGAGGCCGTCGGCCGCGGCGGCCAGACTGCCACCAGGGGCCTCGGCCAGGTCATGATCACGTATTGCTGA
- a CDS encoding RDD family protein — protein sequence MSAPQNPNQPPQQPPGALANPEPTIAIGGPGNPAPNPATNHGQEPNADATQVVRPGDNDQPEATQVVRPGQGGAQPSGAQPVQPQQAAPQQAPQQAPQGYGQPAPPPGYSQQPPPGYPQQPGYPPQQPGFGQQLGQQPPPGYPPQGGYPQQPGYPAAPGVAPYQYGGAYQYASWGQRFVGGLIDYGSLAVINGIILGIAFGAEVYALSALGSLVGLVFLFYNICYLGGTKGQSWGKKVAGIKLVREDSGQVIGFGLAFGRQFLHIVDALPLYIGFLAPLWDAKRQTWADKIVNTVVIEAPSAQQGYGAYGQPQQQYGQPPQQW from the coding sequence ATGAGCGCTCCGCAGAATCCGAATCAGCCACCGCAGCAACCACCCGGCGCCCTGGCTAACCCGGAACCGACGATCGCGATCGGCGGTCCCGGCAACCCGGCCCCGAACCCCGCCACGAACCACGGACAGGAACCGAACGCGGACGCCACCCAGGTGGTCCGGCCCGGCGACAACGACCAGCCGGAGGCCACCCAGGTCGTCCGCCCTGGTCAGGGTGGCGCCCAGCCGTCCGGGGCGCAGCCGGTGCAGCCGCAGCAGGCTGCTCCCCAGCAGGCCCCGCAGCAGGCGCCGCAGGGGTACGGCCAGCCGGCGCCCCCGCCCGGATACTCCCAGCAGCCGCCGCCCGGGTACCCGCAGCAGCCGGGCTACCCGCCGCAGCAGCCGGGCTTCGGGCAGCAACTCGGCCAGCAGCCCCCGCCCGGGTACCCGCCGCAGGGTGGCTACCCGCAGCAGCCGGGTTACCCGGCCGCGCCTGGTGTCGCTCCGTACCAGTACGGCGGCGCCTACCAGTACGCGAGCTGGGGGCAGCGGTTCGTCGGTGGCCTGATCGACTACGGCTCGCTCGCCGTGATCAACGGCATCATCCTGGGCATCGCGTTCGGCGCCGAGGTCTACGCGCTGAGCGCCCTCGGCAGCCTCGTCGGCCTGGTCTTCCTCTTCTACAACATCTGCTACCTCGGCGGGACCAAGGGGCAGTCGTGGGGCAAGAAGGTCGCGGGCATCAAGCTGGTCCGTGAGGACAGCGGCCAGGTGATCGGCTTCGGTCTCGCGTTCGGCCGCCAGTTCCTGCACATCGTCGACGCGTTGCCGCTCTACATCGGTTTCCTCGCCCCGTTGTGGGACGCCAAGCGGCAAACGTGGGCTGACAAGATCGTGAACACCGTCGTGATCGAGGCGCCATCGGCGCAGCAGGGCTACGGGGCGTACGGTCAGCCACAGCAGCAGTACGGGCAGCCGCCCCAGCAGTGGTGA
- a CDS encoding MarR family winged helix-turn-helix transcriptional regulator, which produces MADQAQDLAVAEELGHQLIRLLTMVGRAKAQFSQATGDGIERAAYALLAHLVKEGPKRITALADAVHSDTSTVSRQTSSLVAHGLVERKADPVDGRACLLVATEEGRGTFDRARAERTRHIASVLAEWPAGERRTLVMLLDRLNTDFENYHPVGEPR; this is translated from the coding sequence ATGGCTGACCAAGCACAGGACCTCGCCGTCGCGGAAGAACTCGGGCACCAGTTGATCCGGCTGCTGACCATGGTCGGCAGGGCCAAGGCCCAGTTCTCGCAGGCGACGGGAGACGGCATCGAAAGAGCGGCGTACGCGCTGCTCGCGCACCTGGTGAAAGAAGGTCCGAAGCGGATCACGGCACTGGCTGACGCCGTCCACTCCGACACGTCCACCGTGTCGAGGCAGACCAGTTCGCTGGTGGCGCACGGCCTGGTCGAGCGGAAAGCCGACCCGGTGGACGGCAGGGCGTGCCTGCTGGTGGCCACCGAAGAGGGCCGCGGCACGTTCGACCGGGCCCGAGCCGAGCGGACCAGGCACATCGCCTCCGTGCTGGCCGAGTGGCCCGCGGGCGAACGCCGCACGCTGGTGATGCTGCTCGACCGCCTGAACACGGATTTCGAGAACTACCACCCAGTGGGGGAACCCCGATGA
- the hppD gene encoding 4-hydroxyphenylpyruvate dioxygenase codes for MTDTLGRPESQLDDVSFDQLRQLVGLVEYDSAKDPFPVKSMDAVVFVVGNATQTAWFYQVAFGMSLVAYSGPETGNRDYKSYVLKSGSARFVINGGVAPDSSMLDHHRRHGDGVTDLALEVGDVDQCVEHARKQGATVIEEPHDVSDENGTVRIAAIAAYGETRHSLIDRSRYNGPYLPGYVAKESTVKRPQGAPKRLFQAVDHCVGNVELGKMDYWVEWYNRVMGFVNMAEFVGDDIATDYSALMSKVVSNGNHRVKFPLNEPAIAKKKSQIDEYLEFYEGAGVQHIALATNDIIATVTAMAAAGVEFLETPDSYYDDPELRARIGEVRVPIETLKEHRILVDRDEDGYLLQIFTKPIGDRPTVFYELIERHGSLGFGKGNFKALFEAIEREQERRGNL; via the coding sequence ATGACCGACACTTTGGGACGCCCCGAATCGCAGCTGGACGACGTGAGCTTCGACCAGCTCAGGCAGCTGGTCGGCCTGGTGGAGTACGACTCGGCCAAGGACCCGTTCCCGGTCAAGTCGATGGACGCGGTGGTCTTCGTGGTCGGCAACGCCACCCAGACCGCGTGGTTCTACCAGGTCGCGTTCGGAATGAGCCTGGTCGCGTACTCCGGACCGGAGACCGGCAATCGGGACTACAAGTCCTATGTGCTCAAATCGGGCTCGGCCCGGTTCGTGATCAACGGTGGTGTGGCGCCGGACAGCTCCATGCTCGACCACCACCGCAGGCACGGCGACGGCGTGACCGATCTGGCGCTCGAGGTCGGCGATGTGGACCAGTGCGTCGAACACGCCCGCAAACAGGGCGCGACCGTGATCGAGGAGCCGCACGACGTCTCCGACGAGAACGGCACAGTGCGGATCGCGGCGATCGCGGCCTACGGCGAGACCCGCCACAGCCTGATCGACCGCTCCCGCTACAACGGCCCCTACCTGCCCGGTTACGTGGCCAAGGAAAGCACGGTCAAGCGGCCGCAAGGCGCGCCGAAGCGCCTGTTCCAGGCCGTCGACCACTGCGTCGGCAACGTCGAGCTCGGCAAGATGGACTACTGGGTCGAGTGGTACAACCGCGTGATGGGCTTCGTGAACATGGCGGAGTTCGTCGGGGACGACATCGCGACCGACTACTCGGCGCTGATGTCCAAAGTGGTCTCCAACGGCAACCACCGGGTGAAGTTCCCGCTCAACGAGCCGGCGATCGCCAAGAAGAAGTCGCAGATCGACGAGTACCTCGAGTTCTACGAGGGCGCCGGTGTGCAGCACATCGCGTTGGCCACCAACGACATCATCGCCACGGTGACCGCGATGGCCGCCGCTGGCGTCGAGTTCCTCGAGACGCCTGACTCCTACTACGACGACCCGGAGCTGCGGGCCCGCATCGGCGAGGTGCGCGTGCCGATCGAGACGCTCAAGGAGCACCGGATCCTGGTCGACCGCGACGAGGACGGCTACCTGCTGCAGATCTTCACCAAGCCGATCGGCGACCGGCCGACGGTGTTCTACGAGCTGATCGAGCGGCACGGCTCGCTCGGCTTCGGCAAGGGCAACTTCAAGGCCCTGTTCGAGGCCATCGAGCGCGAGCAGGAGCGCCGCGGCAACCTGTGA
- a CDS encoding cystathionine gamma-synthase, whose translation MSEGDSKLGFETRAIHVGQQPDAKTGAVIPPIYATSTFAQDGVGGLREGGYEYSRTRNPTRTALEECLASLEGGRHALAFPSGMAASDVALRTMLRPGDHVVIPDDAYGGTFRLVDKVLKLWGIEHTPVHQPDLAAVRAAVRPNTKVIWCETPTNPLLAISDLAGLAQIAAEAGARLVVDNTFATPYLQSPLGLGADVVLHSTTKYLGGHSDVVGGALITSDDELNEQFGFLRNASGSVPGPFDAWLTLRGVKTLAVRMERHSDNAERVVEALLGHARVERVYYPGLREHPGHEVAAKQMRRFGGMVSFTVAGGEQAALDVTSKTKLFILAESLGGVESLIEHPHKMTHASVAGSELEVPDNLVRLSVGIEDGTDLVQDLLQALA comes from the coding sequence ATGTCAGAAGGGGACTCCAAGCTGGGGTTTGAGACCCGGGCGATCCACGTGGGACAGCAGCCGGACGCCAAGACGGGTGCGGTCATCCCGCCGATCTACGCGACGTCGACCTTCGCCCAGGACGGCGTCGGTGGCCTGCGTGAAGGCGGCTACGAGTACTCGCGTACCCGCAATCCCACGAGGACGGCGCTGGAGGAGTGTCTGGCTTCGCTCGAGGGCGGACGGCACGCGCTGGCGTTCCCGTCCGGGATGGCCGCGAGCGACGTGGCGCTGCGCACGATGCTGCGCCCCGGCGACCACGTGGTGATCCCCGACGACGCGTACGGCGGCACGTTCCGCCTGGTCGACAAGGTGCTGAAGCTGTGGGGCATCGAGCACACGCCGGTGCACCAGCCCGACCTGGCCGCGGTCCGCGCGGCGGTTCGCCCGAACACCAAGGTGATCTGGTGCGAGACGCCGACCAACCCGCTGCTGGCCATCTCCGACCTGGCCGGACTTGCCCAGATCGCGGCCGAGGCAGGCGCCCGGCTGGTCGTGGACAACACGTTCGCCACGCCGTACCTGCAGTCCCCGCTGGGGCTGGGCGCGGACGTGGTGCTGCACTCGACGACCAAGTACCTCGGCGGCCACTCCGACGTCGTCGGCGGCGCGCTGATCACGTCGGACGACGAGCTGAACGAGCAGTTCGGCTTCCTGCGCAACGCTTCGGGCTCGGTGCCCGGCCCGTTCGACGCCTGGCTGACGCTACGCGGCGTGAAGACGCTCGCGGTGCGCATGGAGCGGCACTCGGACAACGCCGAGCGCGTGGTCGAGGCGCTGCTCGGCCACGCGCGCGTCGAGCGCGTCTACTACCCGGGCCTGCGTGAACACCCGGGTCACGAGGTCGCGGCCAAGCAGATGCGCCGGTTCGGCGGCATGGTGTCGTTCACCGTGGCAGGCGGCGAGCAGGCGGCGCTGGACGTGACGTCGAAGACCAAGCTCTTCATCCTCGCCGAGTCGCTCGGCGGCGTGGAGTCCCTGATCGAGCACCCGCACAAGATGACGCACGCCAGCGTCGCGGGTTCGGAGCTGGAAGTGCCGGACAACCTGGTGCGCCTGTCGGTCGGCATCGAGGACGGCACGGACCTGGTGCAGGACCTGCTGCAAGCCCTCGCCTGA
- a CDS encoding family 1 glycosylhydrolase — protein MTMFLWGVAGAGYQSEGSAPDSNWSRFATGYRDSADFLHRYPQDIELAADLGVRVFRLCVEWARVQQVPGEWDFEFYDDVVAKVRAAGMRPMITLDHWVYPAWTGGWRNPRMTELWLANADRVVKRYAGNGTIWITFNEPTVYMAHEIRLGRFSPMMPSRMVRAHKAAYRLIHETDPDALVSSNVAYIPVVNRLADFGFLDWITGSLDFVGIDYYYDVTPDNLTAVRGATGQLYRIDPEPKGIYRALKHYARRFPKLPLYVVENGMPTDDGQPRPDGYTRTDHLRDHVYWMRQAQSEGVPVLGYNYWSLTDNFEWGTYRPRFGLYTVDVERDPALARQPTDAVDAYRDIVTGGLPDGYRPKK, from the coding sequence ATGACCATGTTCCTGTGGGGTGTCGCCGGCGCCGGGTACCAGTCCGAGGGATCAGCGCCGGACAGCAACTGGTCGCGGTTCGCGACCGGCTACCGCGACTCAGCCGACTTCCTGCACCGCTACCCGCAGGACATCGAACTGGCCGCGGACCTCGGCGTGCGGGTTTTCCGGCTGTGCGTGGAGTGGGCACGCGTGCAGCAGGTTCCCGGTGAGTGGGACTTCGAGTTCTACGACGACGTCGTTGCCAAGGTCCGCGCGGCCGGGATGCGCCCGATGATCACGCTGGACCACTGGGTGTACCCGGCGTGGACGGGCGGCTGGCGCAACCCCCGGATGACCGAGCTGTGGCTGGCCAACGCAGACCGCGTGGTCAAGCGCTACGCGGGCAACGGGACGATCTGGATCACGTTCAACGAGCCGACTGTCTACATGGCACACGAGATCCGGCTCGGCCGGTTCAGCCCGATGATGCCGAGCCGGATGGTGCGGGCGCACAAGGCCGCGTACCGGCTGATCCACGAGACCGACCCGGACGCGCTGGTGTCGAGCAACGTCGCGTACATCCCGGTGGTGAACCGGTTGGCGGACTTCGGTTTCCTCGACTGGATCACCGGGAGCCTCGACTTCGTCGGGATCGACTACTACTACGACGTCACGCCGGACAACCTCACCGCGGTGCGCGGCGCGACCGGTCAGCTGTACCGGATCGACCCCGAACCGAAGGGCATTTACCGCGCGCTCAAGCACTACGCCCGGCGGTTTCCGAAACTGCCGTTGTACGTCGTGGAAAACGGCATGCCGACCGACGACGGTCAACCGAGGCCGGACGGGTACACCCGGACCGACCACCTGCGCGACCACGTGTACTGGATGCGGCAGGCCCAGTCGGAGGGCGTGCCCGTGCTCGGCTACAACTACTGGAGCCTGACCGACAACTTCGAGTGGGGCACGTACCGGCCGAGGTTCGGTCTGTACACAGTGGACGTCGAGCGGGACCCGGCACTCGCGCGTCAGCCGACCGACGCGGTGGACGCGTACCGCGACATCGTCACAGGCGGGCTGCCCGACGGATACCGACCGAAGAAGTAG